In Methanococcus voltae, the genomic stretch AAGGGAGAAAAAATGAAAATATTAGGAATTAGCGGTTCACCAAAAAAAGAAGGAAATACATCATATCTCGTAAAAAAAGCTTTAGAGGAAGCTGAAAAATTAGGTTTTGAAACAGAATTTATTTCATTAGCAGGATTAGAGTTAAATCCGTGTATTGCATGTGAAATGTGTAAAAAAGGGGAAAACTGTATTATTATTGATGATATAGAGGATATTGTAGATGCAATGGAAAAAGCTGATGGTATAATCTTAGGTTCTCCAGTTTACTTTGGTGGAGTATCATCTCAGTTAAAAATGATAATGGACAGGTCAAGGTCATTACGTGCAAACCAAAAACTTAAAAATAAAGTAGGTGCAGCTATTTCCGTGGGTGCTTCAAGAAATGGTGGTCAAGAAACAACCATTAGACAAATTCATGACTATATGCACATTCAGTCAATGATTGTAGTTGCAGACGAATTCCCAACAGCTCATTACGGAGGTACTGGTTGGGGTTCAAAGCCGGGAGATTGTAAAAACGATGAATTTGGAACTATGACGGCTCAAAACGTTGGTAAAAAAGTAGCAGAAGTTTTAAAATTAATTAACAAATAATTATTTTAAATTATTTTAAATTATTTTATTTTTAAATCATAATCGTAGTATCATAATTTAATGCTTTATTATTATTATTATTCTTATTATTCTTAGTACTATTCCCATATTAAAAAGATTATCGCCTATTTTTTTGACAAATTACTTCATTTTTGCTATTATTACCCATATCTTTTAATTTTAAATAAGCGGGCAATATTAAAAGCACATAAACTGGGATTATTTCCAATCTACCAACCCACATTGAAATAATCCCAGTTAATTTGGCTAATGGGTGCATAGCACTATCTACGATATTTACTGAAAGTCCCATATTTGCCACCATTGAAACAGCTTCAAACATTGATTTATAAGGGTCATAACCTAAAAATATTAACATCATACTTGCTGCAATATAATGAACAACATATCCAAAACCGATAATAAACGCATCAGTAATTAAATTACCCGACATTACATTTTTACCAATTTTTTTATAAACTACTGAACCGGTAGGTAGTACAGACTCTTTTAATTTATAATAAAATGCTTTTCCCATTATTAAAAATCTCATTAGCTTAATACCGCCGGTTGTAGTACCCGTAGCTCCCCCAATAATCATTACAAAAATAATTACTGCCAAGGAGATATTACTTAATCCATTCATACTAACGGTTGAAAATCCCGTACTTGTCATAGCAGAAACCATTGTAAATAAAGCATCTATTGGAGATATTCCAGATGAAAGAACCAGTATTAATGCAGAAACGGACAATATTGGTAATGATGCTTTTGTTTGTATGTCGTGTACATCTTTACCAGTTAATAAATTATGATGTACTGAAAACGATACAACGCCGCCAATGTACATTATAGCTACCATAATAAGTTTTGCTACATCGCCATAGGGAAAACTACTATTACTTACACTCATACCGCCTGTAGATATACCACACATACAAATGTTTATTGCATCCCATAGGTTTAAGCCACTTATATAAAGCATACAGATACCTAAAACGGTGTATAAAATATAGATATGCCATATTTTTTTTACAGTGCCTAACGTACTTGGTAGTATTTTTTCTTCCCTTGCTTCAGCCCTATAGTATGCAGAAGCTCCTGCTTTAGATAATATAGATATGACCATTACAAGCACACCAACGCCACCAACCCACTGTTGTAAACTTCTCCATATTTGAACAGACCTTGGTAATGATTCCACGTCGTTGATTATGCTAAATCCAGTGGTAGTCCATGCCGACATACTTTCAAAAACGCCGTCGATATAACCAAAATAATCAATGCTTAACATTAAAGGAACCGCACCTATCATTGAAGCCATAAGCCAAGCTAATGCAGATATTACCATCGCATGTTTTAATTTTATAGATATGGATTTAGTAAATCGGTTTACCAAATAACCCAATAATATAAAAGCCAGTGCAGGAATTACGAATATAAACCAATTTTCAGAATAATATACTGCAAAAATTCCGGGTATTATCATTAAAGAGCCTATAAACATCATTAAAAGACCCAATTCGTGCATAATACCTGTTGCATCTGTTTTTTTAAATATTTTCATTATATCGCTCAATCCCAAACGTTTTTCCGTTATTCTACATATGACGCCAATATTTAGGTATTTATTTATTTTCCGTATCTGTCATCATTATATGTAGCATTATCTTAGTATCTCATTAAATAATTAAATAACATAAATTAAATTTAACAAAGATAATCATTCTGTGTTATTATTTATTTCAATATTGTATAAATATGTAATTAAAAAAAATGAAATAAAAATTATAATATAGGACATTAAAATAAAATAAAATAAATCTAAAAACTGATTAAATATAAAAATAATAATAATAATAAAAATATTTAAAAATGGAATAAAAGAATAAATTAAATTATCTCTTCCATTTCGCCACCTTCTTCCT encodes the following:
- a CDS encoding flavodoxin family protein, encoding MKILGISGSPKKEGNTSYLVKKALEEAEKLGFETEFISLAGLELNPCIACEMCKKGENCIIIDDIEDIVDAMEKADGIILGSPVYFGGVSSQLKMIMDRSRSLRANQKLKNKVGAAISVGASRNGGQETTIRQIHDYMHIQSMIVVADEFPTAHYGGTGWGSKPGDCKNDEFGTMTAQNVGKKVAEVLKLINK
- a CDS encoding TrkH family potassium uptake protein gives rise to the protein MKIFKKTDATGIMHELGLLMMFIGSLMIIPGIFAVYYSENWFIFVIPALAFILLGYLVNRFTKSISIKLKHAMVISALAWLMASMIGAVPLMLSIDYFGYIDGVFESMSAWTTTGFSIINDVESLPRSVQIWRSLQQWVGGVGVLVMVISILSKAGASAYYRAEAREEKILPSTLGTVKKIWHIYILYTVLGICMLYISGLNLWDAINICMCGISTGGMSVSNSSFPYGDVAKLIMVAIMYIGGVVSFSVHHNLLTGKDVHDIQTKASLPILSVSALILVLSSGISPIDALFTMVSAMTSTGFSTVSMNGLSNISLAVIIFVMIIGGATGTTTGGIKLMRFLIMGKAFYYKLKESVLPTGSVVYKKIGKNVMSGNLITDAFIIGFGYVVHYIAASMMLIFLGYDPYKSMFEAVSMVANMGLSVNIVDSAMHPLAKLTGIISMWVGRLEIIPVYVLLILPAYLKLKDMGNNSKNEVICQKNRR